The following proteins are encoded in a genomic region of Dioscorea cayenensis subsp. rotundata cultivar TDr96_F1 chromosome 8, TDr96_F1_v2_PseudoChromosome.rev07_lg8_w22 25.fasta, whole genome shotgun sequence:
- the LOC120267755 gene encoding pathogenesis-related protein 1-like, with amino-acid sequence MAISKLAIYLACIIALTMAGHAVAHNSPDHYLNPHNSARSDVGVGPVTWNDTVAAYAEDYANQRAKDCELIHSNGSYGENLFWGSGTNHSEEDAVNAWVSEKQDYDYYSNTCAKGKVCEHYTQVVWSSSTNIGCARVVCNNDGGVFIICNYFLAGNIEGQRPY; translated from the coding sequence ATGGCAATATCCAAGCTTGCAATATACTTAGCATGCATCATAGCACTAACCATGGCAGGCCATGCAGTGGCACATAATTCACCGGATCACTATCTTAATCCCCACAACTCAGCTCGCAGCGACGTCGGTGTTGGTCCGGTGACATGGAATGACACCGTGGCCGCCTACGCAGAGGACTACGCCAACCAAAGAGCCAAggattgtgagctcatccactCCAATGGATCTTACGGTGAGAACCTCTTTTGGGGTTCTGGGACTAATCACAGTGAAGAGGATGCAGTGAATGCATGGGTCTCTGAAAAGCAAGACTATGATTACTATAGCAACACTTGTGCTAAAGGAAAGGTGTGTGAACATTACACTCAGGTGGTATGGAGTAGCTCAACAAACATTGGTTGTGCTCGTGTGGTGTGTAACAATGATGGCGGTGTCTTCATCATCTGTAACTATTTCCTTGCTGGGAATATAGAAGGACAACGCCCTTACTAA
- the LOC120266477 gene encoding uncharacterized protein LOC120266477 isoform X1: protein MTPKFPRSKMESQNTASVEKTSPPVVNPAASSCRKKKTEGASFIADVREHIDEFIHASMDEHKTCFKKTIQKMFGMSKVVAERSAETAETAEKKSKSLCPCRQVFLSRH from the exons ATGA CTCCGAAGTTCCCAAGAAGCAAAATGGAGTCTCAAAATACAGCATCTGTGGAAAAAACCTCACCTCCGGTCGTTAATCCTGCCGCAAGCTCGTGCCGCAAGAAGAAGACGGAAGGTGCTAGTTTTATCGCTGATGTGAGAGAGCACATCGATGAGTTCATTCATGCTTCAATGGATGAACACAAAACTTGCTTCAAGAAGACCATTCAAAAG ATGTTTGGAATGTCTAAAGTTGTCGCGGAGAGATCTGCTGAAACTGCTGAAACTGCTGAAAAGAAGTCGAAGTCTCTTTGCCCCTGCAGACAAGTGTTTCTCAGTAGACACTAA
- the LOC120266477 gene encoding uncharacterized protein LOC120266477 isoform X2 — MESQNTASVEKTSPPVVNPAASSCRKKKTEGASFIADVREHIDEFIHASMDEHKTCFKKTIQKMFGMSKVVAERSAETAETAEKKSKSLCPCRQVFLSRH, encoded by the exons ATGGAGTCTCAAAATACAGCATCTGTGGAAAAAACCTCACCTCCGGTCGTTAATCCTGCCGCAAGCTCGTGCCGCAAGAAGAAGACGGAAGGTGCTAGTTTTATCGCTGATGTGAGAGAGCACATCGATGAGTTCATTCATGCTTCAATGGATGAACACAAAACTTGCTTCAAGAAGACCATTCAAAAG ATGTTTGGAATGTCTAAAGTTGTCGCGGAGAGATCTGCTGAAACTGCTGAAACTGCTGAAAAGAAGTCGAAGTCTCTTTGCCCCTGCAGACAAGTGTTTCTCAGTAGACACTAA
- the LOC120267874 gene encoding LOW QUALITY PROTEIN: probable galacturonosyltransferase-like 1 (The sequence of the model RefSeq protein was modified relative to this genomic sequence to represent the inferred CDS: deleted 1 base in 1 codon), whose protein sequence is MAHRIHTLVIVLIVSAVSPAVSRPRFREAPQFYNSAGCPPPLPPSPAAECHREALVHVAMTLDVTYLRGSMAAIHSVLQHSSCPQSIQFHFVASSRIPFLNSTLGNAFPMLAFKIYDFDDRLVAGRISTSIRAALDRPLNYARSYLAGILPSCAGRVVYLDSDLILVDDIARLAGTPLPSDVVLAAPEYCNANFTSYFTPAFWSNPTLSLTFSDRKPCYFNTGVMVIDLDRWRAGGYTDQIEEWMDLQKKIRIYELGSLPPFLLVFAGRIAAVEHRWNQHGLGGDNFRGLCRDLHPGPVSLLHWSGKGKPWVRLDAGRPCPLDALWAPYDLLQTPFNIEDS, encoded by the exons ATGGCTCATCGGATCCACACTTTGGTCATCGTCCTCATCGTCTCCGCCGTTTCCCCCGCCGTTTCCCGTCCGCGTTTCCGAGAAGCCCCTCAGTTCTACAACTCCGCCGGGTGTCCTCCACCGCTGCCGCCGTCTCCGGCAGCGGAATGCCACCGGGAAGCTCTCGTCCACGTCGCCATGACCCTCGACGTGACCTATCTCCGGGGATCCATGGCCGCGATCCACTCCGTTCTCCAGCACTCATCTTGCCCTCAATCCATCCAGTTCCACTTCGTCGCGTCCTCGCGTATCCCCTTCCTGAACTCCACCCTGGGAAACGCGTTTCCAATGCTCGCCTTCAAGATCTACGACTTCGACGACCGCCTCGTCGCCGGCCGGATCTCGACCTCGATCCGCGCAGCGCTCGATCGACCACTGAACTACGCCCGATCTTACCTCGCCGGAATCCTCCCATCCTGCGCCGGCCGCGTCGTCTACCTCGACTCCGATCTCATCCTCGTCGACGACATCGCTCGCCTCGCCGGCact cctctcccttccgacGTCGTCCTCGCCGCGCCGGAGTACTGCAACGCTAATTTCACCTCGTATTTCACACCCGCATTCTGGTCTAACCCTACCCTCTCCCTCACCTTCTCCGATCGCAAGCCCTGCTACTTCAACACCGGCGTCATGGTCATCGACCTCGATCGCTGGCGCGCCGGCGGCTACACCGATCAGATCGAAGAATGGATGGATCTCCAGAAAAAGATACGGATCTATGAGCTCGGATCACTTCCCCCTTTCCTCCTCGTCTTCGCCGGCCGAATCGCCGCCGTTGAGCATCGCTGGAACCAGCACGGCCTCGGCGGCGACAACTTCCGGGGACTTTGCCGGGATCTTCACCCCGGTCCGGTGAGCCTCCTCCATTGGAGCGGCAAAGGGAAGCCATGGGTTCGCCTCGACGCCGGCCGGCCATGCCCTCTCGATGCCCTTTGGGCTCCCTATGATCTTCTCCAAACCCCCTTCAATATCGAAGATTCATAA